AATCGCCGCATATGCACGCCGAGCAGCCGTTGCGTTGCTTGTGCTATAAACGATAAGCTTTCACCGCGGTTCTGTGGATGCTATCGTAGATTGTTATCCACACCGGCTCCGGATTCGTTTGCTGTTTGCAAGGGAATGCCGGAGCCGGAGGGGGTAACTTCAGCTTTGTTTCATGCGAAACAAAAACATTTTCGGCTAAACGATATAGAGTTGCGTCATGTCAAAACGCCATCGAAAAAAAAGGACAAACGCGCACGCCATGGCAATGGATCAGCCGCCATTCTCGCGTCGCCGCGATGATCTGGTCGATATCGAAGGCATCGATCCCAAGATGGAATTGGCGCTCAACAGCATTGGCGTTCACGAATTTTCTGACTTTCAAAAATATACGGCGCCGACACTTGCCCAGGCGCTGCAAGAGAACAGCGAACTCGCCATTACGGCGGAGACGATTGTCAATCAAGATTGGATTGGCCGCGCCGCGGCTCTGGCGGTGGAAAAAAATACCGCGGTGACGGCTTCTGAAGAAACGAAACCGGCGCCGGAAGAAATCCCCGGCCGCACGCCGCTACCTGCCGCGCCAACCGCTGCAGCGCCAGAGAAAAAGATGCCGCCGGCAGAAATTACAGACGTCGAGGCTGCGAGCGAACCAGAGCCGGCGCCGAAAACTAAACCGAAGCAACCCGATGGCGATGTGAAGAAGACAGAAAAGGAAACACCGCTTGCGGCTGTTTCTCAGGCCCAAGCCGGTGTGAAAGCGGATGCCACCAAAACGCTGCCAACCCCGCAGCATCAAGAAGCGAATGGCTGGGCGTTGCGGATTCAAAATGTCAGCTTTATGCCGATTGAACAGCCGGGCGGCCCCCATCAACCGCCGACGAAATTGCTGCGGAGTGAAATTGATTATAAGATGATGAACGCGGAAGTCTTGGGCGCTGCAAAGCACGCGACGTTGTGCACGCAAGTTCATGCGGTAGATATGGCGACGGGAGAGCATAAACTGCTCGCTTCACAAGCCGAACGGTTAAAGCCGCGCCGGACGGATTATCATGCGCGGCTGGAATTTGCCGTTCCGCGTATTGGGCGTTATCGATTGGATGTTGTGGTATTTTTGCCGCAACCCGAACCTCAAATTGCCTTTTATGAAGGGCCGTTTTTGCGGGTCGTGGCGTGATCGCATTTTGTCGGATGCCGGCCTGAACAGCTCCTTGCAGCCGGCATCGATCTCCTTCCCGGCGCGAAATTTTCCTCACTTTATTTAAATCCAAAGCAGAACCATCACGATGAACCTCGATCCCAAAACTTGGCGCGCCGCTCGCCGAGCCTTGGAGCAGGCGATTAGGCTTTATATCGACGATCCGAATGTGGCGTTTATCGATTTGGGATTTTCGGCGCAGCAACCTTTCAAGGCCGGGCTTGTCATTCGTATCCATCGGCGCCATCTGCCGTTAGAAGAATCGATCATGTCGGAGTCGCCATGTGCGATCGACGCGTCGCAGCTTGGCTTTGCGGTCGAGTTTGTCGAGAGCAAATTTCGCTATCATTTGCGGCAGCAGGTTTCGGAAATTGCGCCGCCATCGCGCCCGCAGCTTTGCGGGGGCCTGCCACTGGTGAATGAAGCCGGGCGATTGTTTACGTTGGGTGGAATCGTGCGGGATCGCCGGACGAAAAAGGAGATGGTGTTGAGCAGCTGGCATGTGCTGGCGGAATCGTGGGCCGCCGGCGAAGAGGCTCTGCTTGACCAGCCGGTTTCGGCAGAGGGCAAAGAAACGACCGAGGTCGCAGCCGAATACGCGCGCTGCGCCATTCGCGCCGGCCTCGATGCGGCGGTTTTTCGCCTGAGGAGCAAGAAGCTGTTGCTCAATCATCAGGAGGGAATCGGGGCGGTGACCGGTGTGACGCTGCCGCTACTTGGTATGCCGGTGATCAAATCCGGCGCAGCGACCGGCGTCACCTCCGGCGTCATCACCGGCATTCTGGGTTATTCGATGCAGCGGTACGCCAATCGCAAACAACTTATCGGCCCGTTCGTTTGTATCACGCCGGAAGAGCCGAACGCCCCCATCAACGCACCCGGCGATTCCGGCGCTTGGTGGTTGGAGCGCTCGAGCCGGCGCGCGGTGGCGTTGCACTTTGCCGGCAGCGACAATCCTTCGTTCGGCCTGGCTTTTTCCATGCCGGAGGTTTTACACGCCTTGGACGTCAAAGTTGTGACGGAGGCGCCGACGGTGGATCCGATGGAACAAATCGCTTCGCCTGCCGTGAAGCCGATAAAGCCGGCCGCGGTTGAATCTAAAATTTTAAAAGCACTTTCACTCAACGTGCTTTTCACCGGGCGTTGGGTCAACCACTTCGCGCTGGCAGTTGTGTTCTTGACGCTTAGTTTGGCGACGGTGGTGCTTTTGCAACGGCTCAGCAGGATGCACCAGCGGCAAAGCGCTAAAATCAATCAGTTGCAGCGGCAAGCGCGAGACATCAAATTCATGATGCAGACCGATAGCGCCCGTCAGCAGCAGATCCGCAAGATCGTCATGATCATCAACCGGTTTAACCCGGAGATGCCGAGCAATTTGAAACTCGATCTCGCTTCGGAAATTTATACGATGAGCTTGAAATACAGCCAGCTTGATGTTGATTTGATTTGTGCAACCATCACGCACGAATCGGCTCACAGGTGGGATCCCGAGGCGGTTTCGTTTGCCGGCGCCATGGGTTTGATGCAGCTCTTGCCGACCACGGCCCGAGAATTAACCAGCGAGGAAGGCATCGTTTGGACTTCCTCGGAAGAGATTCTTTTCAATCCGATTTATAACGTGCGCCTGGGTTGCCGCTATCTGGCGAGCCTGGTTGGGAAGTATGGCGTCGAGCCGGGTCTTGCCGCTTACAATGGCGGCGCGCTACAGGCGAAGCGCTGGACAAATGGCGGCATCAACCATGCGCTCTTGCCTCGCGAGACGGCTTGTTATGTTCCTGCGATCATGAAGCTTTATAAAAACTATCGTGAGATGGGGCTCTGACACCCAGAATTGGCGGGCAGCCAGAATAAATTGTCGCCCACAGAAATTGAATTCAAAAAGATTAATTTCTGTGGGCGAGTTTTCCCGTTACTCAAAAGGCCGGGCGTTTGCATTTGCTCATTGGATCAATAGCGTAAGGCGCACGCCTCGCTCCTGGAATGTTTGAGCGCGGGGCAAATCATCGATTCTTATTTCATCACCAACAGCCGGCGCACCAACTGCACTTCGGCGGTTTTCAAGACATAGAAGTAAACGCCGCTCGGCAAATGCTTCGCCTCAAACGTTACGGTATGAAAACCCGCATCACGACGGTCATTAACCAAAGTTGCCACTTCGCTGCCAAGGATGTCGTAGACTTTGAGCTGAACGTGAGTGGCCTGCGGCAAACTGAAACTGATGTTCGTGGTCGGGTTGAAGGGGTTGGGATAGTTTTGCGCCAACTGGATCTCTGTGGGCACAAGGGTTTCCGTCACCTCGGATGTCTCCACGTTTTGCTTGGCAACCGAGCTACAAACCCTAAACTCCGCAACCCGATAATGGCCGCTATTCGGCACGGTCATGTGAATTCTGATGTAGCGTTCCGTGCGCGGCGCGCCGGTCAAGGTGAATGTGTCGGTGCCGCCATCGCCGGTGGTGGTGCTAAAGACCGTGGTAAAGGTGGAAAAAGTGGAGCTATTCGAGACTCGAACTTCATAGCTCGTCGCATGACGGTTGCTGTTCCAGACGATCTCCGCGCTATTATAGCTGCCACTTACCAAGTCCACTTGCAGCCACTGCGTTCCGCCGCCGCCGCTTCTCCAATAGGTGGCGGTATTACCATCCACAGCTCGGGCTGGTGTATTGCTGCCGTTCGTGCTCGAAGCGGTTGCAGTTTTGCCCTGCGCAATGTTGTTGCAACCGCCGCCGCCGACAACGGTGCGCTCAAAGGTGATGCTCCAGCTATTCAACGTGCCGCCATCAAAAGCGACGCCGTCGTAAACGCGCAAGGTCCAGGTGCCGTTCGATTGCAGACCGTCAAATATCGCCAGCGCATTATCAGGCTGAAAAGAGCCGTTGTATGGAGCGGCGCCGTTGGTGATGGAGGTCGCTGCTTCGTCGTCAAAAGTCGTCGTCGACAAATTATCGCCGGAGCCGCCATTCCGGCTGAAAAGCCCGACGCTGGTGCCATTGGGCGCGGTCAGGGTGATAACGAGATCGCTCACCCACGTGTGGCTGATATTCATCGTCACGTTGACGTCGGTAATAATGAAATTCTCCGTCACACTCAGGGTTGACACCGCCGAGCCGCCGAGGAGGGGAATGGTCTTCGGCACATCGGTTGAAGATTTGGGCGCTTGCACTTGCAAGGTGCCGACCCGGTAGGTAAAAGGCCGCGTGGTTGGCGCTTGACCGGGAGGATTGACCCCGCTGCCGCCAAAGGCGAAACTTCCGCTGTTGGCCTGCGCTGAGGCATCTTGGGCGGCGATGTAATATTCAACCTGAGTTTCCGCCGGCTGGCCTGGGATGGTAAATTGATAGCTGCCGGTCGCGGCAACGCTTGTATAAGCCCCAAAGCCGCTGCCGCTGTTGGTGCGATACCACAGCGTCGGCGTTCCTGCACCGGAGCCGATGCCTGAAGCATCGGTAATCGTGGCCGTCACCGTGCGAGCCGCGGTGCTGGAGGTCGAAGCCAACGGCGTGTGATTGATGGTGGGCGGAACATAATCGCTGCCCAACGCTTCACGCACCGCCGCATAGGCGTTGACACGGCCAAAACCGACGTACTTATTCCACATGCCATTCGCCTTGCTGGTGTTGAACGGGTATTTCTCGATCTTGTCGGCGGTTTTTTCCATGATGTCCTGCACTTGAACGCGCGTCAGCCCGGAGTTGACCGATAAAATCAACGCCGCGACGCCGGCCGCATTCGGGCAGGATGCCGAGGTGCCGTTGAAGTCGTCGGAATAATCACCCGGATCGTAGCCGCCGGCGCCGGTAATATCCGTCGTGTACACAATCGTCGGCGCCACCACGTCAAGCTCGGTACCGTAGTTCGCGCCCCACCAATACTGGCCGTCGCCGGAGCCGGATTGCTTTTTGTGATCCATCATGTTGCTGGCGCCAACGGCAATGACATTGGTTTTGCTGGCAGGATAGGCAACAACGCCATTGCCGCTATTGCCGGAACTGAACAACACCACGCAGCCCAGCCCACCCCGGCCATTGGTGACGGCGCGGCTGATCGCATCGTCGATCAGCGCGCTCGGGCTGCCGCCGCCCCAGGAATTGCTCAGAATGGCCGCGCCATTTTGCCAGCCGTAATCAATCGCATCCGCGATCCATTGATTGGTGGCGCTGCCGTTATCATCAAAGATGCGCAGCGGCATGATTTTGCAATTGGGCGCAACGCCGGCCACGCCCAGGCTGTTGTTGGCGATGGCCGCCACGATGCCCGCCGTTGCAGTGCCGTGACCTTCGGTGTCATCATTGGGAACGAAATCGTTCTCGGTGGGATCAAAGCCCTGCACGATATTAGCCTGCAAATCCGGATGAGCCAGATCGACGCCGGTATCGACAATACCAACGATGATTGAGGGTGATCCCATCGAGATGTCCCAGGCAAGATCGACGTCCATGTCGGAATCCGCTGTGCCGACCACGGTGCCGCCGAGGCCGTTCGCCACGGCCTGGCCGGTGTTGCGATGCGCCCATTGGCTGTTATAATGCGTATCGTTGGCCACCGCGTGCAGCAACGATTTTTCCGGATAAACCGAATTGGGCTCGGCCCACTCCACCAAACCGTTGTTGAATAAGTGGTTTGCCGCGCTCAGGCCATTATGGCCGGCAGCTTTTCCAACCCGCATCAGGTAAGTGTTGTTGCCGAGATCGCGGATGATTTCGGCGCCCATGGCTCGGTACGCATTTTCGAATGCCACCGGCGTGACGTTGCTGCGGACGCGCACGACAAATTCGTCTGTCATCATCTGTTTGGCGCCGGATTCGGTGACAAAGACCGGCGCCGCCATCACGACGTCGTTATTTGCGTTCAGTTTCGCCAGGGCTTGGGCGATGTCATTTTCGACGAGTCCGTCGCGCAATTTCAAAAATTGCAGCCCGTTCAGTTGCAGGTTCTTGCGTTCGGAGACCTGTCCGGGGATGGCGGCATTTAAAATGTTGTCAATCGCCGCCGAAGGCAAACCGCTCCGGAACTTCACGGAAATCGCCTTGATGCTGAGATTCAGGTCGATGCGCTGGCCCTGGTAGTAGTAATGCTTGACCAGGCCTTGGGCATATCCTGAAGTCACTCCCAGGCTAAAAAATCCCCAGCCACAGAAATAAAGCAACGCCAATAGAACCGAAACGCGCTTCATAAAACCTCCGCTAGAGTGGTTGATTTTTTTAAAAATTTAATTGGATTAAATGCCGGACTTGGATTTTGAATTATGGGCAAAACATTCACTGCGTTCAACTGATCAAAAAACTCACCACAACACGCAAGACAACCCAGCCCTCACCCCAAAAACAGCGGAGAAAACCCCAGCATTAAATGGTGAGTTTTCAGGTTATGCAGACGAGTCACCTTGAGTAAAGTGGAAGGTAATTACGAGAAAAAAAATTCCAAAGTCAAGAAAAATTTTCACACAAAAATTTTTACCGCAATAAAAAAAGCCCGAGTTTTTAACTCGGGCTTTTTTATATATTCAAAAAGCGAAGCCATTCATTCGGCCACAGGCAGCAAACTGAATTACTGCCCTCGGATAACAGCCGAATCAAAGCCAAGCCATTTTCCCTGCACCGTGGCGTAAATCTGCCGAAAATCAGTGCAAAAAAAAGTTTACTCGAGGCCGGTCCCGCAACCTTCCAAGCTGCGGGACCGCCTCGCGGTCAAGCATTCTCGCCGGTCTTCATTAAGATGAACTTAACGAAGTTTACTTGACCATAGCCATTTTTCGCGTCATCACAAAGTCGCCGGCTTCCAAACGGAGGAGATAAAGGCCCGTGGCAAGCTGGCGGCCGTTGTTGTCTTTGCCGTCCCATGTCGCGCTGTAAACACCGGCGTCTTGCAGCGTGTTGACCAGCGTCCGAATTTCCTGGCCGAGCGCGTTGTAAATGCGCAAGGTCACGTTCGTTCGAACCGGCAGATGATACTTGATGCTGGTCTCGGGATTGAACGGATTCGGATAATTCTGTTCCAGCTCGAATTTAGCCGGAATTTCCGCCGTTGTTGCCTGCACGCTGGTCGTGCCCAAAATCAGCTCGACGTTGGCGGCGTTGCGACCATTGCCAACCGCGACCGGAACGGTTTGCTCGGCGTCGCCGTTGGCGCTGGTCGCGGAAATTTTAAATTCACCCGCCGGCATTTCGTCGAGCGTGAAATGACCGTCATTGCCGGTGAGGACAGCCGCGATGACGACGCCGTTATCCAGCGCCTGCACCACGGCATTTTCAGCGCCGCGCCCCTGATTCTGATGGCGAACCCGCCCGGTGATTTGGTACGGCCCGCGCTGCGCCGGGGTGAGAGCAAAGTTGATCTCGACAACTGCGCCGTTTTCAACGCCAAAGATTTTCGCTTCACGTAAGGTTTTGGCATTGTCAAAATATTCGGCAATGAAACGCGGCGCCGCCGCCAGGGCTGCATATTTTCCCGCCGGCACCGGAATTTTATATTTGCCGAATTCGTCCGTTATCGCAAAATGTGGCGCATTCGGAACAGCGCTTGGCGCGCTCATTGCGATCACCAAAACAAAAGCGTGGGGAATCGGGTTCTTGTCTGCTTCGGAAACCACCACGCCCGCAATCGTGCCGCCACGCGGCTCGAATTTCTTCAATTGAAAATTAATCTCGCCGGTTTCCTTCGGGGCTTCGACTTTCACCGGCGTGGCGTCTTCGCGCTGTGGTGCGTCTTTGTAATACAAACCCTGAAAGCCTTCGGCGGTGGCAAACACGATGTATTCGCCACTCGGCAATCCCTCAATACGATACTTGCCGTCGCGGCCGCTTTCTCCGCGCGCCATGGGCACCCGGCTGTCTTT
Above is a window of candidate division KSB1 bacterium DNA encoding:
- a CDS encoding transglycosylase SLT domain-containing protein encodes the protein MNLDPKTWRAARRALEQAIRLYIDDPNVAFIDLGFSAQQPFKAGLVIRIHRRHLPLEESIMSESPCAIDASQLGFAVEFVESKFRYHLRQQVSEIAPPSRPQLCGGLPLVNEAGRLFTLGGIVRDRRTKKEMVLSSWHVLAESWAAGEEALLDQPVSAEGKETTEVAAEYARCAIRAGLDAAVFRLRSKKLLLNHQEGIGAVTGVTLPLLGMPVIKSGAATGVTSGVITGILGYSMQRYANRKQLIGPFVCITPEEPNAPINAPGDSGAWWLERSSRRAVALHFAGSDNPSFGLAFSMPEVLHALDVKVVTEAPTVDPMEQIASPAVKPIKPAAVESKILKALSLNVLFTGRWVNHFALAVVFLTLSLATVVLLQRLSRMHQRQSAKINQLQRQARDIKFMMQTDSARQQQIRKIVMIINRFNPEMPSNLKLDLASEIYTMSLKYSQLDVDLICATITHESAHRWDPEAVSFAGAMGLMQLLPTTARELTSEEGIVWTSSEEILFNPIYNVRLGCRYLASLVGKYGVEPGLAAYNGGALQAKRWTNGGINHALLPRETACYVPAIMKLYKNYREMGL
- a CDS encoding S8 family serine peptidase, with translation MKRVSVLLALLYFCGWGFFSLGVTSGYAQGLVKHYYYQGQRIDLNLSIKAISVKFRSGLPSAAIDNILNAAIPGQVSERKNLQLNGLQFLKLRDGLVENDIAQALAKLNANNDVVMAAPVFVTESGAKQMMTDEFVVRVRSNVTPVAFENAYRAMGAEIIRDLGNNTYLMRVGKAAGHNGLSAANHLFNNGLVEWAEPNSVYPEKSLLHAVANDTHYNSQWAHRNTGQAVANGLGGTVVGTADSDMDVDLAWDISMGSPSIIVGIVDTGVDLAHPDLQANIVQGFDPTENDFVPNDDTEGHGTATAGIVAAIANNSLGVAGVAPNCKIMPLRIFDDNGSATNQWIADAIDYGWQNGAAILSNSWGGGSPSALIDDAISRAVTNGRGGLGCVVLFSSGNSGNGVVAYPASKTNVIAVGASNMMDHKKQSGSGDGQYWWGANYGTELDVVAPTIVYTTDITGAGGYDPGDYSDDFNGTSASCPNAAGVAALILSVNSGLTRVQVQDIMEKTADKIEKYPFNTSKANGMWNKYVGFGRVNAYAAVREALGSDYVPPTINHTPLASTSSTAARTVTATITDASGIGSGAGTPTLWYRTNSGSGFGAYTSVAATGSYQFTIPGQPAETQVEYYIAAQDASAQANSGSFAFGGSGVNPPGQAPTTRPFTYRVGTLQVQAPKSSTDVPKTIPLLGGSAVSTLSVTENFIITDVNVTMNISHTWVSDLVITLTAPNGTSVGLFSRNGGSGDNLSTTTFDDEAATSITNGAAPYNGSFQPDNALAIFDGLQSNGTWTLRVYDGVAFDGGTLNSWSITFERTVVGGGGCNNIAQGKTATASSTNGSNTPARAVDGNTATYWRSGGGGTQWLQVDLVSGSYNSAEIVWNSNRHATSYEVRVSNSSTFSTFTTVFSTTTGDGGTDTFTLTGAPRTERYIRIHMTVPNSGHYRVAEFRVCSSVAKQNVETSEVTETLVPTEIQLAQNYPNPFNPTTNISFSLPQATHVQLKVYDILGSEVATLVNDRRDAGFHTVTFEAKHLPSGVYFYVLKTAEVQLVRRLLVMK